The following nucleotide sequence is from Desulfovulcanus ferrireducens.
ACCATCTTGATCTTGAGGCAGTGCTTTGGCTGGAGAACTATCTTTTAAATTTCAAGGGCATTTTGGTGTTTGTGGCCCATGATCGCTTTTTTTTGGACAAGGTTAGTACCCATGTCCTGGTCCTGGGTTTGTCAAAACCGTATTTCAGGCCTGGAAATTTTTCACAGTTTTTAACTTGGCATAGTCAGAACCAGGCACAGGTCCAGAAGCAGGCTGCTAAGTTGCAAAAGGAAATACAACACAATCAGTCCTTTGTGCAGAGGTTTAGATACAAGGCATCAAAGGCCAAACAAGCCCAGGCCAGGCTGGGTCAGATAGAAAAACTGAAAAATAAACTTAACGAACTGAATTTCGAGGATAGGTCAAAAGCCCTTTCTTTCTACTGGCCTAAACCGCAAAGGGGCAATAAAATTGTGCTCAGTGCAGTAGATGTGGACTTTAACTATACTGGTCATGAGCAAAAAATTTTGTCCAAGATAAATTTCAATCTATTGCGTGGACAAAAGATTGCAGTGGTTGGACCAAATGGAGAAGGTAAATCAACCCTTTTACGTCTTATCGTAGGTGAGTTAACTCCAAGTTCAGGATATATAAAATTAGGCTCTAATATTATTGTAGGCTATTACAGTCAGCACCAAACCGAAATTTTGAATATTCAAAATTCCGTGTTACAGGAAATCAGAAGACTCAGTCATCCTTCAACAACAGAAGAAGAGCTTCGGTCTGTACTGGGTTTATTTTTGTTGAGCCAGGATTTTTGGGAGCGAAAAGTAAAAGACTTAAGCGGAGGAGAAAAGTCCAGGCTGGTATTGGCCAGTTTATTTTTAAAGCGGGCCAATTTTTTGGTCCTGGATGAACCGACTAACCACCTGGATTTAGAGAGCCGAGAGGCCTTGATTCAGGCTTTAATTCAATTTCAAGAGACCATTATTATGGTCGCCCATGATCGCTATCTCCTCAGTTCTGTAGCTGAGGAAAATTGGATCTTAAAAAATGGTCAAATTGAGCAAGGCGCTTATAATTTTGACTCTTATTTGCAAAAGTTGACAGGAAAATGTGATTCTGTTGACGTTACTGATCAGCAAAAGACTTTAAAAAAGAGAGAAATAACCAAGAAACTAAAAAGAGCTCGAGCCGAAAAAAGAAATGAGCTTTACCGTAAGCTGAAACCATTAAAAGATAATTACGTTCAGTTAGAGGCGTTGTTGGAAGAAAATTTGCGCCAGCAGGAAGAGTTGGAAAACAAGTTGGCTAATCCCAGTACTTATACCAGCCCTGAGCAGGTAAAAGCGTTGAATGTAGAGTATGCAAATCTTCAAAATCAGGGTGAAGAGCTAATGTCCAAGCTGGAGGTTCTGGAGCAAGAAATCAATCGTCTTGAACAGGAAAAACAGAAGT
It contains:
- the abc-f gene encoding ribosomal protection-like ABC-F family protein, with amino-acid sequence MLKICAQKIHKTYNAQDLFKDLSFELSSGMRLGLVGPNGCGKSTLLKILAREILPDSGQVVWPKGARLGFMYQELGEDDLEKELLTFVLEAVPDWNEFWLEWKRAVLEDNKTKLLQLSKVQQELEHKFGYNPECQAEKILMGLGFDKDLLTRPLKVLSGGWRERVKLARVLIQGADVLFLDEPTNHLDLEAVLWLENYLLNFKGILVFVAHDRFFLDKVSTHVLVLGLSKPYFRPGNFSQFLTWHSQNQAQVQKQAAKLQKEIQHNQSFVQRFRYKASKAKQAQARLGQIEKLKNKLNELNFEDRSKALSFYWPKPQRGNKIVLSAVDVDFNYTGHEQKILSKINFNLLRGQKIAVVGPNGEGKSTLLRLIVGELTPSSGYIKLGSNIIVGYYSQHQTEILNIQNSVLQEIRRLSHPSTTEEELRSVLGLFLLSQDFWERKVKDLSGGEKSRLVLASLFLKRANFLVLDEPTNHLDLESREALIQALIQFQETIIMVAHDRYLLSSVAEENWILKNGQIEQGAYNFDSYLQKLTGKCDSVDVTDQQKTLKKREITKKLKRARAEKRNELYRKLKPLKDNYVQLEALLEENLRQQEELENKLANPSTYTSPEQVKALNVEYANLQNQGEELMSKLEVLEQEINRLEQEKQKY